A genomic window from Ideonella sp. WA131b includes:
- a CDS encoding tripartite tricarboxylate transporter substrate binding protein, which produces MTPRNAARRHLLAAVATIACTGGWLAGAATAQPAWPSQPVKILVGFPGGSTPDISARALADALAKAWGQPVVVENRPGAGGNLAADAVAKATDGHTLGVVINGNLTTAKPLNPRLPFDPDKDFAVISLLATAPLVLVTPAEQPQGTAWLAAARAAGDKWSYGSVGIGSVGHLGGELVNGAIGGSAVHVPYNGNPAVLTALLGGQIQLALVPPGLALPQVRAGKLHAIGVTGPKSELAPGVPALADLGVRMPPLEVWNALVAPAGMPRAALERLARDVPAVMKEAETRQRFLAGGWEPVGSDAAAAAVRVQAEARLLGEIITRRGIRLE; this is translated from the coding sequence ATGACGCCACGAAACGCCGCCCGCCGACATCTCCTGGCCGCCGTCGCGACCATCGCCTGCACCGGCGGCTGGCTTGCCGGCGCCGCCACCGCACAGCCGGCCTGGCCCAGCCAGCCGGTGAAGATCCTGGTGGGTTTCCCGGGCGGCAGCACGCCGGACATCTCGGCCCGGGCGCTGGCCGACGCACTGGCCAAGGCGTGGGGCCAGCCGGTGGTGGTGGAGAACCGCCCGGGTGCCGGTGGCAACCTGGCTGCCGACGCCGTGGCCAAGGCCACCGACGGGCACACGCTGGGCGTCGTCATCAACGGCAACCTGACGACCGCCAAGCCGCTGAACCCGCGCCTGCCCTTCGACCCGGACAAGGACTTCGCCGTGATCTCGCTGCTGGCGACCGCACCGCTGGTGCTGGTGACCCCGGCCGAGCAACCCCAGGGCACGGCTTGGCTGGCGGCCGCGCGCGCCGCGGGCGACAAGTGGAGCTACGGCTCGGTGGGCATCGGCTCGGTGGGCCACCTGGGCGGCGAGCTCGTCAACGGCGCCATCGGCGGCAGCGCCGTGCACGTGCCTTACAACGGCAACCCGGCGGTGCTCACGGCCCTGCTGGGCGGGCAGATCCAGCTGGCGCTGGTGCCGCCGGGGCTGGCGCTGCCCCAGGTGCGGGCCGGCAAGCTGCACGCCATCGGCGTGACAGGCCCGAAGAGCGAACTCGCGCCGGGCGTGCCGGCCCTGGCCGACCTGGGCGTGCGGATGCCGCCGCTGGAGGTGTGGAACGCGCTCGTCGCGCCAGCCGGGATGCCACGCGCCGCGCTGGAGCGGCTGGCGCGCGACGTACCGGCGGTGATGAAGGAGGCCGAGACGCGCCAGCGCTTCCTGGCCGGCGGCTGGGAGCCCGTGGGCAGCGACGCCGCCGCAGCCGCGGTGCGCGTGCAGGCCGAGGCGCGGCTGCTCGGCGAGATCATCACGCGGCGCGGCATCAGGCTGGAGTGA
- a CDS encoding 2-hydroxychromene-2-carboxylate isomerase: protein MATPAPIDFWFDFSSPYSYVASEWIDALAARHGRTVRRHAILLGATFQAAELKSPVSYPLKREYSLHDFARSARFHGVPYMPPPVFPIPTQNAARVFWWLAATQGGSETGSAAARWAREGLRAVFTRGVALHEAAALKAYAAEQALDADAAEAVWNDPAWKARLKQANDEAVASGIFGAPFFRIDGEPFWGNDRLPQMERWLAHGPF, encoded by the coding sequence ATGGCCACGCCCGCCCCCATCGACTTCTGGTTCGACTTCTCGTCGCCCTACTCCTACGTCGCCTCGGAGTGGATCGACGCGCTGGCCGCTCGCCACGGCCGCACCGTGCGCCGCCATGCCATCCTGCTGGGCGCCACCTTCCAGGCCGCGGAGCTGAAGTCGCCGGTGTCCTACCCGCTCAAGCGCGAGTACTCGCTGCACGACTTCGCACGGTCCGCCCGCTTCCACGGCGTGCCCTACATGCCGCCGCCGGTGTTCCCCATTCCCACGCAGAACGCCGCCCGCGTGTTCTGGTGGCTGGCCGCCACGCAGGGCGGCAGCGAGACTGGATCGGCGGCAGCGCGATGGGCGCGCGAGGGCCTGCGCGCTGTGTTCACGCGCGGTGTGGCGCTGCACGAGGCGGCGGCCCTGAAGGCCTACGCCGCCGAACAGGCCCTGGACGCCGATGCCGCCGAAGCCGTCTGGAACGATCCCGCCTGGAAGGCGCGCCTGAAGCAGGCCAATGACGAAGCGGTGGCCAGCGGCATCTTCGGCGCGCCCTTCTTCCGCATCGACGGCGAACCCTTCTGGGGCAACGACCGGCTGCCACAGATGGAGCGCTGGCTCGCCCACGGGCCGTTCTGA
- a CDS encoding methylcrotonoyl-CoA carboxylase, whose protein sequence is MPALTSQINPRSDSYKASAEWMGGLVDDLNRQLARTALGGGEAARAKHLARGKLLPRDRVEGLLDPDTPFLELAPLAAHGLYDDAAPGAGVIAGIGRVQGVECVIVCNDATVKGGTYYPMTVKKHLRAQEVARENRLPCIYLVDSGGANLPNQDEVFPDREHFGRIFYNQAQMSAQGIPQVAVVMGSCTAGGAYVPAMSDETIIVRNQGTIFLGGPPLVKAAIGEVVSAEDLGGGDVHTRLSGVADHLADNDHHALAIARNVVANLNWRKPGQLKLLPPRPPKADPTELHGVIPVDPRKPFDVREIIARIVDGSEFDEFKARYGQTLVCGYAHIEGMPVGIVANNGVLFSESAMKGAHFIELCCQRKVPLVFLQNITGFMVGRKHEAEGIAKHGAKMVTAVATATVPKFTVIIGGSFGAGNYGMCGRAYSPRFLWMWPNARISVMGGEQAASVLATVKRDGIEAKGGDWSADDEAAFRKPILEQFERQAHPYYASARLWDDGVIDPVDTRRVLALGLSASLNAPIPERPQFGVFRM, encoded by the coding sequence ATGCCGGCGCTGACCAGCCAGATCAACCCCCGCTCCGACAGCTACAAGGCCAGCGCCGAGTGGATGGGCGGCCTCGTCGACGATCTCAACCGCCAGCTCGCACGCACCGCGCTGGGCGGCGGCGAGGCTGCGCGGGCCAAACACCTGGCGCGCGGCAAGCTGCTGCCGCGCGACCGCGTGGAAGGCCTGCTCGACCCCGACACGCCCTTCCTCGAACTCGCGCCGCTGGCGGCCCACGGCCTGTATGACGACGCGGCGCCCGGCGCGGGCGTGATCGCCGGCATCGGCCGCGTCCAGGGCGTGGAGTGCGTGATCGTCTGCAACGACGCCACCGTCAAGGGCGGCACCTACTATCCGATGACGGTGAAGAAGCACCTGCGGGCGCAGGAGGTGGCGCGCGAGAACCGCCTGCCCTGCATCTACCTGGTGGACTCGGGCGGCGCCAACCTGCCCAACCAGGACGAGGTCTTCCCCGACCGCGAGCACTTCGGCCGGATCTTCTACAACCAGGCGCAGATGAGCGCCCAGGGCATCCCGCAGGTGGCGGTGGTCATGGGCTCGTGCACGGCGGGCGGCGCCTACGTGCCGGCCATGAGCGACGAGACCATCATCGTGCGCAACCAGGGCACCATCTTCCTGGGCGGCCCGCCGCTGGTGAAGGCTGCCATCGGCGAGGTGGTGAGCGCCGAAGACCTGGGCGGTGGCGACGTGCACACGCGCCTGTCCGGCGTGGCCGACCACCTCGCCGATAACGACCACCACGCGCTGGCCATCGCGCGCAACGTGGTGGCCAACCTCAACTGGCGCAAGCCCGGGCAGTTGAAGCTGCTGCCGCCACGCCCGCCCAAGGCAGACCCCACCGAGCTGCACGGCGTGATCCCCGTGGACCCGCGCAAGCCCTTCGACGTGCGCGAGATCATCGCCCGCATCGTCGATGGCAGCGAGTTCGACGAGTTCAAGGCGCGCTATGGGCAAACGCTGGTGTGCGGCTACGCGCACATCGAGGGCATGCCGGTGGGCATCGTCGCCAACAACGGCGTGCTGTTCAGTGAGAGCGCCATGAAGGGCGCGCACTTCATCGAGCTCTGCTGCCAGCGCAAGGTGCCGCTGGTGTTCTTGCAGAACATCACCGGCTTCATGGTCGGCCGCAAGCACGAGGCCGAAGGCATCGCCAAGCATGGCGCCAAGATGGTGACGGCGGTGGCCACCGCCACCGTCCCGAAATTCACGGTGATCATCGGCGGCAGCTTCGGCGCCGGCAACTACGGCATGTGCGGCCGCGCCTACTCACCCCGCTTCCTCTGGATGTGGCCCAACGCGCGCATCAGCGTCATGGGCGGCGAGCAGGCGGCCAGCGTGCTGGCCACCGTCAAGCGCGACGGCATCGAGGCCAAGGGAGGCGACTGGAGCGCCGACGACGAGGCCGCGTTCAGGAAGCCCATCCTCGAGCAGTTCGAGCGCCAGGCCCACCCCTACTACGCCAGCGCCCGGCTGTGGGACGACGGTGTCATCGACCCCGTCGACACGCGCCGCGTGCTGGCGCTGGGCCTGAGCGCCAGCCTGAACGCGCCCATCCCCGAGCGGCCGCAGTTCGGTGTGTTTCGCATGTAG
- a CDS encoding type II toxin-antitoxin system VapB family antitoxin — MRTNIDIDDELMAQAMAAGPYTTKKDAVEAGLKLLARQAAYREILKWRGKLKWEGDESIDWTQPADEPAAATAVQEPAPADFGKPGRARR, encoded by the coding sequence ATGCGCACCAACATCGACATCGACGACGAGCTGATGGCCCAGGCCATGGCCGCCGGGCCGTACACGACCAAGAAAGACGCGGTCGAGGCCGGACTGAAGCTGCTGGCGCGCCAGGCGGCCTACCGCGAGATCCTCAAGTGGCGCGGCAAGCTCAAGTGGGAAGGCGACGAGTCCATCGACTGGACGCAGCCGGCCGACGAGCCTGCAGCGGCAACGGCGGTGCAGGAGCCTGCGCCGGCCGACTTCGGAAAGCCCGGCCGTGCTCGTCGTTGA
- a CDS encoding PIN domain-containing protein yields the protein MLVVDSSVWIDFFNDADHPAVGLLSLMLDRGEVRIVVPDLVLYEVLRGFRHEADYRAAKRMMESLHVEDTASAALALAAAGHDRSLRAQGISVRSSIDVLVAAFCIEHDYALLHRDRDYVAFEQLRGLRGWRH from the coding sequence GTGCTCGTCGTTGATTCCAGCGTCTGGATCGACTTCTTCAACGACGCCGATCACCCGGCGGTCGGGTTGCTGTCGTTGATGCTGGACCGTGGCGAGGTGCGCATCGTCGTGCCTGACCTGGTGCTCTACGAGGTGCTGCGTGGATTCCGGCATGAAGCCGACTACCGGGCCGCCAAGCGGATGATGGAAAGCCTGCACGTCGAGGACACCGCCAGCGCGGCGCTGGCGCTGGCCGCCGCCGGCCACGACCGCAGCCTGCGCGCCCAGGGCATCAGCGTGCGCAGCAGCATCGACGTGCTGGTGGCCGCCTTCTGCATCGAGCACGACTACGCGCTGCTGCACCGCGACCGCGACTATGTGGCCTTCGAGCAGCTGCGCGGCCTGCGGGGCTGGCGCCACTGA
- a CDS encoding enoyl-CoA hydratase/isomerase family protein — MSTLEILRPRPWVAEVWLNRPEVRNAFNDSVIAELTATFRALGADASLRAIVLGGRGKAFCAGADLSWMARMAGYSWGENRADAAALAEMLHTIWACPLPVLGRVHGDCYAGGVGLAAVCDVLVAADTVSFCLSEARLGLLPATIGPYVARALGEQASRRYFTTAERFDAQRAAALGFVHECVPPEQLDATCAGIVDAWVANGPAAVQACKRLVQDVAGRPMDAELRAETARRIADIRASDEGREGVAAFLAKRDPAWRA, encoded by the coding sequence ATGAGCACCCTCGAGATCCTGCGCCCGCGGCCCTGGGTCGCCGAGGTCTGGCTCAACCGGCCCGAGGTGCGCAACGCCTTCAACGACAGCGTCATTGCCGAGCTGACGGCCACGTTCCGCGCACTCGGCGCCGATGCCAGCCTGCGCGCCATCGTGCTGGGCGGCCGCGGCAAGGCCTTCTGCGCCGGGGCCGATCTCTCCTGGATGGCGCGCATGGCCGGCTACAGCTGGGGCGAGAACCGCGCCGACGCCGCCGCGCTGGCCGAGATGCTGCACACGATCTGGGCCTGCCCGCTGCCGGTGCTGGGCCGCGTGCACGGCGACTGTTATGCCGGCGGCGTGGGCCTGGCCGCGGTGTGCGACGTGCTCGTGGCCGCCGACACGGTGAGCTTCTGCCTCAGCGAGGCGCGGCTGGGCCTGCTGCCGGCCACCATCGGCCCCTACGTGGCGCGCGCCTTGGGCGAGCAGGCCTCGCGGCGCTACTTCACCACCGCCGAGCGCTTCGACGCGCAGCGCGCCGCCGCGCTGGGGTTCGTGCACGAGTGCGTGCCGCCAGAGCAGCTGGACGCCACCTGTGCCGGCATCGTCGACGCCTGGGTGGCCAACGGCCCTGCGGCCGTGCAGGCCTGCAAGCGGCTGGTGCAGGACGTGGCGGGCCGGCCGATGGACGCCGAACTGCGCGCCGAGACCGCGCGCCGGATCGCCGACATCCGCGCGAGCGACGAGGGCCGCGAGGGCGTCGCAGCCTTCCTGGCCAAGCGCGATCCGGCCTGGCGGGCGTGA
- a CDS encoding ATP-grasp domain-containing protein, with translation MFQKILIANRGEIACRVAATARRLGVRTVAVYADADADAAHVRACDEAVHVGGSAPRESYLVIERILAAARATGAQAIHPGYGFLSENEAFAQACSEAGIAFIGPPASAIAAMGSKSAAKALMEQAGVPLVPGYHGADNDPALLAREAGRIGYPVLIKASAGGGGKGMRRVDRPEDFAAALASCQREAAASFGSDHVLVERYVTRPRHIEIQVFADAHGHTVHLNERDCSVQRRHQKVLEESPAPGLSADRRAEMGAAAVAAARAVGYVGAGTVEFIAEPEGDGDIRFYFMEMNTRLQVEHPVTEAVTGLDLVEWQLRVASGEPLPLRQEQIALRGHAIEARICAENPDAGFLPATGTLHVARWPAHVSFERSGALPRVDSGVREGDAISPHYDSMIAKLIVWGEDRHQALARLADALAQTHIVGLATNVAFLQRVVASRAFATADLDTALIERERPALFEGAVLDAAWAAAGVAAWQLAAEAALEDEDPWSRRDGWRLAGGARRRIVLLRGEQPLDAVLERRHDGRAVLELGAERHAFTSRALGDGRFDVTLAGTRATLAVYRVGERYAVYAPTRPGGSALLLAHDPLRHAADGAREGGRLAAPMPGKVIALLVKAGDPVAQGQAVAVMEAMKMEHTLAAPHDGRVAELLYAVGDQVAEGAELLRLDPG, from the coding sequence ATGTTCCAGAAGATCCTGATTGCCAACCGTGGTGAGATCGCCTGCCGCGTGGCCGCCACGGCGCGCAGGCTGGGGGTGCGGACGGTGGCCGTGTACGCCGATGCCGACGCCGACGCGGCCCACGTGCGGGCTTGCGACGAGGCCGTGCACGTGGGCGGCAGCGCGCCGCGCGAGAGCTACCTCGTCATCGAGCGCATCCTGGCCGCGGCCCGGGCCACGGGCGCGCAGGCCATCCACCCCGGCTATGGCTTCCTGAGCGAGAACGAAGCCTTCGCCCAGGCCTGTTCCGAGGCCGGCATCGCCTTCATCGGCCCGCCGGCCAGCGCCATCGCGGCCATGGGCAGCAAGAGCGCGGCCAAGGCCTTGATGGAACAGGCCGGCGTGCCCCTGGTGCCCGGCTACCACGGTGCCGACAACGACCCGGCGCTGCTCGCGCGAGAGGCCGGGCGCATCGGCTATCCGGTGCTCATCAAGGCCAGCGCGGGCGGCGGCGGCAAGGGCATGCGCCGCGTCGACCGGCCAGAGGACTTCGCGGCCGCCCTGGCCAGCTGCCAGCGCGAGGCGGCGGCCAGCTTCGGCAGCGACCACGTGCTGGTGGAGCGTTACGTCACGCGCCCTCGGCACATCGAGATCCAGGTCTTTGCCGACGCACACGGCCACACCGTGCACCTGAACGAGCGCGACTGTTCGGTGCAGCGCCGCCACCAGAAGGTGCTGGAGGAGTCGCCCGCGCCGGGGCTGAGCGCCGATCGCCGTGCCGAGATGGGCGCCGCCGCCGTGGCGGCGGCCCGGGCCGTGGGCTACGTGGGCGCGGGCACGGTGGAGTTCATCGCGGAGCCGGAGGGCGACGGCGACATCCGCTTCTACTTCATGGAGATGAACACGCGGCTGCAGGTCGAGCACCCGGTCACCGAGGCCGTCACGGGCCTCGATCTCGTGGAGTGGCAGCTGCGTGTGGCCAGCGGCGAGCCGTTGCCGCTGCGCCAGGAGCAGATCGCCCTGCGCGGCCACGCCATCGAGGCCCGCATCTGCGCCGAGAACCCCGACGCCGGCTTCCTGCCCGCCACCGGCACGCTGCACGTGGCGCGCTGGCCGGCGCACGTGAGCTTCGAGCGATCAGGCGCGCTGCCGCGCGTGGACAGCGGCGTGCGCGAGGGCGATGCCATCAGCCCGCACTACGACTCGATGATCGCCAAGCTCATCGTGTGGGGGGAAGACCGCCACCAGGCGCTGGCCCGCCTGGCCGACGCGCTGGCGCAGACGCACATCGTGGGTCTGGCCACCAACGTGGCCTTCCTGCAGCGCGTGGTGGCCAGCCGCGCCTTCGCCACGGCCGACCTCGACACCGCCCTCATCGAGCGCGAGCGGCCGGCGCTGTTCGAGGGGGCGGTGCTCGACGCCGCCTGGGCCGCTGCTGGCGTGGCCGCGTGGCAGCTGGCTGCCGAAGCCGCACTCGAAGACGAAGACCCCTGGAGCCGCCGCGACGGCTGGCGGCTGGCCGGCGGCGCGCGCCGACGCATCGTGCTGCTGCGCGGCGAGCAGCCGCTCGACGCGGTGCTTGAGCGGCGCCACGACGGCCGCGCCGTGCTGGAGCTGGGCGCCGAGCGCCATGCCTTCACGAGCCGCGCGCTGGGGGACGGCCGCTTCGACGTCACGCTCGCCGGCACCCGCGCGACGCTGGCCGTCTACCGCGTGGGCGAGCGCTACGCCGTCTACGCCCCCACGCGGCCCGGCGGCAGCGCGCTGCTGCTGGCCCACGACCCGCTGCGGCACGCCGCCGACGGCGCCCGCGAGGGCGGCCGACTGGCCGCGCCGATGCCGGGCAAGGTGATCGCCTTGCTGGTGAAGGCCGGCGATCCCGTCGCCCAGGGCCAGGCGGTGGCGGTGATGGAGGCGATGAAGATGGAGCACACGCTCGCCGCCCCGCACGACGGCCGCGTGGCCGAGCTGCTGTACGCCGTGGGCGATCAGGTGGCCGAGGGTGCCGAACTGCTGCGGCTGGATCCGGGCTGA
- a CDS encoding hydroxymethylglutaryl-CoA lyase, which yields MLPTRVTLCDVGPRDGLQNEARPVAAAAKIGLVQRLQAAGLREIEVTSFVSPKWVPQMADNTEVLMGLSRPAGVRYAVLTPNLKGLEGALALPAAYRPDEVVVFGAASEAFSQRNINCSIDESLARFAPVVAAAHDAGLKVRAALSCALGCPYQGAVSADEVERVVVGFKAIGADHIGIADTIGVGTPRAVQAAMERALKHYPLAEVSGHFHDTYGQALANVLACLQMGVHTFDASVAGLGGCPYAKGATGNVATEDLLFMLDGMGIETGVDLNALVDAGAWISGVLGRPPASRVARALLAKRGVAAAPGAHVLQDPAP from the coding sequence ATGCTGCCCACCCGCGTGACCCTGTGCGACGTCGGCCCGCGCGACGGCCTGCAGAACGAGGCCCGCCCCGTGGCTGCCGCGGCCAAGATCGGCCTGGTGCAGCGCTTGCAGGCCGCCGGCCTGCGCGAGATCGAGGTCACCAGCTTCGTGAGCCCGAAGTGGGTGCCGCAGATGGCCGACAACACCGAGGTGCTGATGGGCCTGTCCCGGCCCGCGGGCGTGCGCTACGCCGTGCTGACCCCCAACCTGAAGGGCCTGGAAGGCGCGCTGGCACTGCCGGCCGCCTACCGGCCGGACGAGGTGGTGGTGTTCGGCGCCGCCAGCGAGGCCTTCAGCCAGCGCAACATCAACTGCAGCATCGACGAAAGCCTGGCGCGCTTCGCCCCCGTGGTGGCCGCCGCACATGACGCGGGCCTGAAGGTGCGGGCCGCGCTGTCCTGCGCGCTGGGCTGCCCCTACCAGGGCGCGGTGAGCGCCGATGAGGTCGAGCGCGTGGTCGTCGGCTTCAAGGCCATCGGCGCGGACCACATCGGCATCGCCGACACCATCGGCGTGGGCACGCCGCGCGCCGTGCAGGCCGCCATGGAACGGGCGCTGAAGCACTACCCGCTGGCAGAGGTGAGCGGGCACTTCCACGACACCTACGGCCAGGCGCTGGCCAATGTCCTGGCCTGCCTGCAGATGGGCGTGCACACCTTCGACGCCAGCGTGGCCGGCCTGGGCGGCTGCCCGTATGCCAAGGGCGCCACCGGCAACGTGGCGACGGAAGACCTGCTGTTCATGCTCGACGGCATGGGCATCGAGACCGGCGTGGACCTCAACGCACTGGTGGATGCGGGCGCGTGGATCAGCGGCGTGCTCGGCCGGCCCCCGGCCTCGCGCGTGGCGCGGGCGCTGCTGGCCAAGCGCGGCGTGGCTGCGGCGCCGGGAGCCCACGTGCTGCAGGATCCCGCGCCGTGA
- a CDS encoding DUF1289 domain-containing protein, with amino-acid sequence MDQRRARPAPGLARGAGAAGQARRGCGAGSPRAAGSRAVISAPVPSPCVNVCRMNEATGLCEGCQRTIDEIACWTLFDDTEKREIWRLLPKRRAAQGGEPPAAA; translated from the coding sequence GTGGATCAGCGGCGTGCTCGGCCGGCCCCCGGCCTCGCGCGTGGCGCGGGCGCTGCTGGCCAAGCGCGGCGTGGCTGCGGCGCCGGGAGCCCACGTGCTGCAGGATCCCGCGCCGTGATCAGCGCCCCGGTGCCCAGCCCCTGTGTCAACGTGTGCCGCATGAACGAGGCCACCGGCCTGTGCGAGGGCTGCCAGCGCACGATCGACGAGATCGCCTGCTGGACCCTGTTCGACGACACCGAGAAGCGCGAGATCTGGCGGCTGCTCCCCAAGCGCCGCGCCGCCCAGGGTGGTGAACCGCCGGCCGCGGCATGA
- a CDS encoding DsbA family protein, with product MKRIVFHIDPVSPFVHLAFMRLPEALAGCSVEVEIRPVLFAGLLKALGNKGPAEIEPKRQWTFRHVAWLAQQHGIRLDVPAQHPFNPLPLLRLLLAAGANRHHTGLVLRHVWEGGHDATDPARLAVLREALAPQGLPRDPDGEAVKAELRANTDAALAAGVFGVPSFELDGRVFWGLDALPMLREAVLDGAWFDGPAWAAAGTPRLGVQRG from the coding sequence ATGAAGCGCATCGTCTTCCATATCGACCCCGTCTCGCCCTTCGTGCACCTGGCGTTCATGCGCCTGCCCGAGGCTCTGGCCGGCTGCAGCGTCGAAGTCGAGATCCGGCCGGTGCTCTTTGCGGGCCTGCTCAAGGCGCTGGGCAACAAGGGGCCGGCCGAGATCGAGCCCAAACGGCAGTGGACCTTCCGTCACGTGGCCTGGCTGGCGCAGCAGCACGGCATCCGGCTCGACGTACCGGCGCAGCACCCCTTCAACCCGCTGCCGCTGCTGCGCTTGCTGCTGGCCGCCGGAGCCAACCGCCACCACACCGGGCTCGTGCTGCGCCACGTCTGGGAAGGCGGGCACGACGCCACCGACCCGGCCCGCCTGGCCGTGCTGCGCGAGGCCCTGGCCCCGCAAGGCCTGCCGCGCGATCCCGACGGCGAGGCCGTGAAGGCCGAACTGCGCGCGAACACCGACGCCGCGCTGGCCGCGGGCGTCTTCGGCGTGCCCAGCTTCGAGCTCGACGGCCGCGTCTTCTGGGGCCTGGACGCTCTGCCCATGCTGCGCGAGGCCGTCCTGGATGGTGCGTGGTTCGACGGCCCGGCCTGGGCTGCGGCCGGCACGCCGCGCCTCGGCGTCCAGCGCGGCTGA
- a CDS encoding DUF485 domain-containing protein → METTLAQRIAAHPSYRELKARRSSFGWWLTGAMMVVYYGFILLVAFDKPLLASRLGEGVMTLGMPIGLGVIVFTVLITALYVRRANSEFDRLSDEVQQAMSTPAQGPKGGAR, encoded by the coding sequence ATGGAGACGACCCTCGCGCAGCGCATCGCCGCGCACCCGTCGTACCGCGAACTGAAGGCCCGTCGCAGCAGCTTCGGCTGGTGGCTGACGGGCGCGATGATGGTCGTGTACTACGGCTTCATCCTGCTCGTGGCCTTCGACAAGCCCTTGCTGGCCAGCCGGCTCGGCGAGGGGGTGATGACGCTGGGCATGCCCATCGGGCTGGGCGTCATCGTCTTCACGGTTCTCATTACCGCGCTGTACGTGCGCCGCGCCAACAGCGAGTTCGACCGCCTGTCCGACGAGGTCCAGCAGGCGATGAGCACGCCCGCGCAAGGCCCGAAGGGCGGTGCCCGATGA